The genomic region GGCGTCTACACCGTCACCAACACCGACCAGGGCGACACCAGCGTGCAGAGCCGCGGCAGGGTCCTCACGAAGGTGATGTACGTCGACGCCGCCGACCAGGCCGCGTTGGAACGCTTGGCCCTGGTGACGATCGACGCGGACATGCGTATCCCCACCACCCTGCGTGTCAGCACGTCCCCGGCGCCGCTGCACTGGCACTTCGACCGGCTCGTGGTCGACGAACCGGCCATCGGCCCGTACGCGGATGTCCTCGGAACGTCATGGACGCTGCCGCTCGACGGCAGCGATATGACCCACGAGTGGAGCGTCTTGTAGAGGGGGCCGCCGTGTTCGGCCTGGACCTGCTGCGACTCATCGACGCCCGGATTGAGTCGGCGCGGGATCGGGCGACCGCGACCGGCACGGTCCAGGAGCGGCAGTCCGCCACGCGGGCCGCGGTCACGTTCGACGGGTCCGCGTTGGCTGTCCCCGTCAAGGTACTCACCCACGTGCAGGTGCGGGAGAACTCCCGGGTCACCCTCGTCAGGTTCGGCAGCGAATGGGTCGTCGTGGGGGTCTTCGGTGGCGCGGGGAACCTCGTCAGGACGTGGACGGCCTCCACGAGCTCGTCGGGGGTGTCCGGGGAGACGGCCGTCCTCGCCGTCACTGACCTGACCGTCGAAGCGCAGGCGGTGTACCGGCTACGCCTCGGCGGGCAGATCCAAAGCAGTGCGGCCGGACACAGCCTGTGGCGGGTCCGCGACCGGGTCACCGGCCCGTACCCGGTCGACTGGGGCCTGTTCGGGCACTACAGCACCCCCGTTGCCGGTATCGCGTTCGGCATCCTCGCCGAGCATTACCTGGCCCGCACCGCCACCACCCCGTTGGAGGGGCAGACGATCGCGGTCACCGCGCAGGCGTCCACGGGCACGGTCCAGCACATTGGCACGGCCACGAAACGCCGTTACCTGGAAGTCGAGCGGATGCCCGGCACCCCCGCCGACTACCCACACGCCACGGTCATCTGAAAGGGGTCCTGGTGGGATACATCGTCGACTCCAACCTCACCGATCCGCTCGGCGGTGCCCCCGCCGCCGCTCGCGTCGACCGGCAACTCAACGGCCTGCTGTGGATGGCGATGATCGCCAACGGCAACATCGGGGTCGTCTACTTCCGGTCGACAGACAAGGGTGCCACCTGGACGTACGCGGGCGGCTGGAACTTCTCCGTCACCATCCTGGAGATCTCCGGCCTGCACATCACCTCCG from Micromonospora lupini harbors:
- a CDS encoding flagellar biosynthetic protein FliO; this translates as MERLVEGAAVFGLDLLRLIDARIESARDRATATGTVQERQSATRAAVTFDGSALAVPVKVLTHVQVRENSRVTLVRFGSEWVVVGVFGGAGNLVRTWTASTSSSGVSGETAVLAVTDLTVEAQAVYRLRLGGQIQSSAAGHSLWRVRDRVTGPYPVDWGLFGHYSTPVAGIAFGILAEHYLARTATTPLEGQTIAVTAQASTGTVQHIGTATKRRYLEVERMPGTPADYPHATVI